One Salvelinus fontinalis isolate EN_2023a chromosome 11, ASM2944872v1, whole genome shotgun sequence DNA window includes the following coding sequences:
- the LOC129864868 gene encoding aggrecan core protein-like: protein MERPVPETHTAHMERPVPETHTGHMERPVPETHTGYMERPVPETHTGHMERPVPETHTGHMERPVPETHTGYMERPVPETHTGHMERPVPETHTGYMERPVPETHTGHMERPVPETHTAHMERPVPETHTGHMERPVPETHTGYMERPVPETHTGHMERPVPETHTGYMERPVPETHTGYMERPVPETHTGHMERPVPETHTGYMERPVPETHTGHMERPVPETHTGYMERPVPETHTGYMERPVPETHTGHMERPVPETHTGYMERPVPETHTAHMERPVPETHTAHMERPVPETHTGHMETRP, encoded by the exons atggagagacccgtccctgaaacacacacagctcacatggagagacccgtccctgaaacacacacaggtcacatggagagacccgtccctgaaacacacacaggttacatggagagacccgtccctgaaacacacacaggtcacatggagagacccgtccctgaaacacacacaggtcacatggagagacccgtccctgaaacacacacaggttacatggagagacccgtccctgaaacacacacaggtcacatggagagacccgtccctgaaacacacacaggttacatggagagacccgtccctgaaacacacacaggtcacatggagagacccgtccctgaaacacacacagctcacatggagagacccgtccctgaaacacacacag gtcacatggagagacccgtccctgaaacacacacaggttacatggagagacccgtccctgaaacacacacaggtcacatggagagacccgtccctgaaacacacacaggttacatggagagacccgtccctgaaacacacacaggttacatggagagacccgtccctgaaacacacacaggtcacatggagagacccgtccctgaaacacacacaggttacatggagagacccgtccctgaaacacacacaggtcacatggagagacccgtccctgaaacacacacaggttacatggagagacccgtccctgaaacacacacaggttacatggagagacccgtccctgaaacacacacaggtcacatggagagacccgtccctgaaacacacacaggttacatggagagacccgtccctgaaacacacacagctcacatggagagacccgtccctgaaacacacacagctcacatggagagacccgtccctgaaacacacacaggtcacatggagacccgtccctga